In Campylobacter showae, the genomic stretch TACGCAAGAACTTACCTTGTTTACGGGCTTTTGTGCTTCGTCGTATTTTTTATTTTGCTGATTTTGACGCATCATATTTTTACCAAGCTTGATTTTCACCTCTCGATCGTTAGCGCAGTGTTGGGCACTTCAGCTGTTTTTATCGGTTTTGATATGTTTAAAATTTGGGCGAGAAAAGCCGTGAGCAAGGAGCTCATAAAAAAGGCCTGGAGCGTGCATTTTCCGTATTTTAGCTACGAAAAATACTCCACGAAAGTCGAGATGATCTACAACGAAGCGGTAAAAAACGAAATCCCGCGCAAGGATTTGGAGCAGTACGTCCTAGAGCGCTTAGTCGCGCAGTCTGAGGCCGGGATTTAGCTACTGCAGGGTGAGCGGGTCTAAAATTTGATTTTTGTATTTCATTCTTTCAAGCTTTAGGCGAAGCTCTCTATTTTCTTCCAATAAGACGTCGCGTTTGCTGCTTAGATCGCCGATTTCGCGACTGATGTAATAAATTTGATTCGTGATGTAAATTTTAGGCAAAAACAAAGCAAGCGCGATAAAAAGCCCCAGATACGCCGTCGCTAACGTTTTGTAGTCTAAATTTCGCTCCTTTTTCTGCTCGCCGCTAAACTCTAAAACCTCGTTTTTATCTTGCATTTTTACCTCTTGAAATTTTAAAAATCCTCATTTTAGCGCAGCTTGAACGCGGATTTGCCTTGATCTCGGCAGCGCTTGGCGTTATTGCCTTTTTACTGACTATTTTACCTAGCGCATTATCTCCTCCGCACGTGCATCTAAGGGCTTGCGGCGGACAAATGCAGCTTTGCGCCCACTGCCTAAATTTATTTTTTACGATACGATCTTCTAGCGAATGAAAGCTGATTATCGCCACGATACACTCGTCGATCTGCGAATCCTCAATGCTTTGTAGCAAATTTTGCAGTTCACCTAGCTCGTTGTTGACTTCTATTCTGATCGCTTGAAAAGCTAACGTCGCCGCGCTAACGCTGCGCCCGTTTACGCCCTTTAGCCCGATTATTTGCGCGAGACGTTCGGCGCTTTTTATCTCGCCGCTTTGCCTGGCTTCTATGATTTTGGCGGCAAATTTGGCAGGACTAGGTAGCTCGCCGTAATCGGCAAAGATACGCTCCAGCTCTTTTGCGCTATAAAAATTTACAATGTCGTAAGCTGAAAATTTAGCCTGCGCATCCATCCGCATATCTAAATTTTCGCTCTTTAGTCCAAAGCCGCGCTCGTTTTTATCGAGCTGCAACGACGAAACGCCGATGTCGGCTAGGATACCGCGGATTTGAGATTGTTCTACTTTGCCCAAAATTTCTGAAAATTTGCTCTTAAAAATTTGCGCTCTTTGGCCAAATTTTTTAAGTCTTTCGGAGCTAAATTTGATTGCTTCTTCATCTTGATCGCAGGCTATCAAATTTACGTTTTGATTTTGCTCTAAAATCGCGCTAGAATGCCCGCCGTATCCGAGCGTACAATCGACAATCACGCCGCTTTTTATATCCTCAAAAGCTTGCAAAACTTCATTAAGTAGCACGGGAACGTGTGGGGAGTTCAAATTTAGCCTTTATTTTTTGTGTATAATAACAAAAAAAGTTTATAAA encodes the following:
- the rsmH gene encoding 16S rRNA (cytosine(1402)-N(4))-methyltransferase RsmH; amino-acid sequence: MNSPHVPVLLNEVLQAFEDIKSGVIVDCTLGYGGHSSAILEQNQNVNLIACDQDEEAIKFSSERLKKFGQRAQIFKSKFSEILGKVEQSQIRGILADIGVSSLQLDKNERGFGLKSENLDMRMDAQAKFSAYDIVNFYSAKELERIFADYGELPSPAKFAAKIIEARQSGEIKSAERLAQIIGLKGVNGRSVSAATLAFQAIRIEVNNELGELQNLLQSIEDSQIDECIVAIISFHSLEDRIVKNKFRQWAQSCICPPQALRCTCGGDNALGKIVSKKAITPSAAEIKANPRSSCAKMRIFKISRGKNAR